In the Roseofilum capinflatum BLCC-M114 genome, GTCTTCTCTCTGTAATTATGAGCGATCGCACCCTAAGTATTCTAGACGATTTATCCAGAAAATCACAGAAGCTGCTACCAGAACATCAGGAACTGTTGTTAGTTTTTGCTGAGTTTCTACTGGAGAGGCAAGCTCAGTCCATGCCAAGTTCTACTGCAAATGAAGTAGAATCCTCTCACATTCCACAACGGGTTTTAGGTTTACATCAAGGTATGGGTTGGATCAGTGATGATTTTAACGATCCTCTGCCCGATGAATTTTGGA is a window encoding:
- a CDS encoding DUF2281 domain-containing protein translates to MSDRTLSILDDLSRKSQKLLPEHQELLLVFAEFLLERQAQSMPSSTANEVESSHIPQRVLGLHQGMGWISDDFNDPLPDEFWTEEA